The following nucleotide sequence is from Glycine max cultivar Williams 82 chromosome 9, Glycine_max_v4.0, whole genome shotgun sequence.
aattctggaattgaatacctcACAAGTGTTGTTGCATATATTGTCCACCTTGGGTATTGTACTAAAGTGGGCTTTTGTCCATGCTTGTTTGGGCCATTTATTCAAATACTCCCAAGCCTAGTAGTTGATTGTCTTCAAATGGGCCATATGGCCTTCAAACTCAGCAACAATAGTGGATTTTGCACATTGCCACACAATTTCTTTAAGTTCCTTGCTTTTCCATTGCTTTGTAAAATTTTTCCAAAGATGCAAGACACAGAATCTATGAGGTGCACCAGGCATGACTTCCTGTAAAGCTGGAATAAGTCCCTGAAAAATTGCAGCAAAGTAGTAAATACTTCTGGACTAGTCCCTAACTTATGTCATTAACTTCAATTAAATACCTAACTTATGATAACAATTGCAAATCACACCATGTCATACCTTTTGCATGTCTGACATGAAATTCCACCAATTTTGTATGTAATCCCCAAGATCTTCATGCAACAAAGTTAAAAACCATTTCCAATTGTCTTTGTTCTCAATGTCCACAACAGCATAAGCAATAACAAAGATGTTGTTATTGCCATCAAGCCCAACAGCAGAGAGCAAGTTTCCTCCAAATGCACTCTTTAGGAAACATCCATCTAGACCTATGAATGGTCTACATCCAGCAACAAACCCCTTCTTACAGCCAACAAGACAAATATATAGCCTTTGAAATTGTGGTGGACCTTCTGGACTTGGCATTGTGTTGATCTTAACTGTTGATCCAGGATTGCTCCTCAATAATTCATGTGCATAATCAAATACTTTGGCATATTGTTTCCTCTCATTCCCTTCCACTAGTTGCTTTACTTCTTTCATGGCTCTCCACATCTTTGTAACTTCAGTGTGCACTCCAAACTCTTGCTTGAAATATTCCAAAGCTTCAACACATTTAAGGGTTGGCTGCATTCTGAGTTTGCCCTCAAGTTTACTGGCCACCCACTGTCTATTTGCTTGTTTGTTGTTCACTTCTCTACAGCAATTATGGTTATGCTTAAATgtctttatttgaaaagagtttctAACTTCATTCTTTGCACAGTAGATTTCCCAATCACAAAATGCCTTCTTGCATTTTGCTCTAGCCCTCTGTTTATCATTCTTCTTCCACTTGAACTCCCTGCCCATCAATATGCTATACTCCCTCAAGGCAGATTTAAATTCATCTAGAGTACCAAACTCCATCCCTAATTCCAACTTCTGTTCACCAACTCCACTACTTTGACTATATTAAGGATAAACTtcaacatcctcatcttcatcatcactacTAATGGGGATATTAAGCTCCTCTGAATGATAACCATCTGTCTCA
It contains:
- the LOC112997814 gene encoding uncharacterized protein, producing the protein MEFGTLDEFKSALREYSILMGREFKWKKNDKQRARAKCKKAFCDWEIYCAKNEVRNSFQIKTFKHNHNCCREVNNKQANRQWVASKLEGKLRMQPTLKCVEALEYFKQEFGVHTEVTKMWRAMKEVKQLVEGNERKQYAKVFDYAHELLRSNPGSTVKINTMPSPEGPPQFQRLYICLVGCKKGFVAGCRPFIGLDGCFLKSAFGGNLLSAVGLDGNNNIFVIAYAVVDIENKDNWKWFLTLLHEDLGDYIQNWWNFMSDMQKGLIPALQEVMPGAPHRFCVLHLWKNFTKQWKSKELKEIVWQCAKSTIVAEFEGHMAHLKTINY